Genomic window (Microthrixaceae bacterium):
TACATCGTCACCGTGGTGACGGGTGAGTTCTTCCATTCCTGCAGCCGCTCTTTGATGCGCCCGGGCGGGCCGACGAGTGAGATCTCATCCGCGAACTGGTCGGGCACCATGGCGATGGCCTCGTCGCGACGGCCTTCGAAGAAGAGGTCCTGGATCCGGTAGGCCTCCTCCTCGTATCCCATGCGGGCCATGAGGTCGGTGTGGAAGTTCTTGCCCTTCGCTCCCATGCCACCGATGTAGAACCCGAGCGCGGCCTTGACCGGATACAACCCGGCCTCGAGGTCGTCGGTGATCGTGATGTTCGCCATCGCCGTGACCTCGAACCCGTCCTTGGCCCCGTCGAGGTGCTCCGCGTAGACCTCGGGGCGGAACGGCGAGTAGTAGAGCGGCAGCCAACCGTCCGCGATCTCGGCCGTCATCGCCACGTTCTTCGGCCCTTCGGCCCCGAGGAAGATCGGGATGTCACGCCGGTACGGATGCGTGATGGCCTTGAGCGGTTTGCCGAGCCCGGTAGATCCCTCGCCGCGGAACGGGTGCTGGTGGAACTCGCCCTGGAACTCGAGGGGCTCCTCGCGGGCGAGCACCCGGCGAATGATCTCGACGTACTCGCGGGTGCGGGTGAGCGGTTTGCGATACGCCTGGCCGTACCACCCCTCGACCACCTGGGGTCCCGAGACACCGAGCCCGAGGATGAGCCGACCTTGGGAGAGGTGGTCGAGGGTGATGGCGTGCATGGCCGCGGCGGTGGGGGTGCGGCCGGACAACTGCACAACTCCGGTGCCCAGCTTGATGGTCGAGGTGTGCGCGGCCAGGTAGGCGAGGGGACTGAACGCGTCGGATCCCCACGCCTCGGCCGACCACACCGAATCGAAGCCGAGACGTTCGGCCTCCTGGGTCAACTCGACGAGGTTGCCGGGCGGCAACGCGCCCCAGTACCCCCAGGTCAGTCCGAGCTTCATGTGTTTGCCTCCGGATCGTGCGGACCGGTCAGATCACTTGCCCTTGTACACCGGGTCGCGCTTCTCCTTGAACGCGACGGCGCCCTCCTTCGCGTCCTCGGTGGCGAAGACGTCCCACCCGTAGGTGAACTCGTGGTCGAGGGCCTCGGCCTCGCTCATGCCATTGGTTTCGCGGAGGGTTCGCAAGAGGGCCTGCACCGCGAGCGGTCCGTTCGCGCAGATCGCAGCGGCGATCTCCTTGGCCTTGGTCAGCGCCTCGCCGTCGGGTACCACGTGGTTGATGAGGCCGAGGTCGTAGCCCTCCTGCGCAGTGATCGTGTTGCCGCACAACAGCAGTTCCGCGGCACGGGCCCACGGGATCTGGCGTGGAATGCGCACGGCTGATCCGCCCATGGGGTACAGCGCCCGGCGAACCTCGGCAATGCCCAGTCGCGCGGATTCGCCGGCGACGCGAATCTCGGTGGCGCCGAGCAGTTCGGTACCACCGGCAATGGCGGTTCCTTCGACTGCGATGATGAGCGGCACCGCCGGCTTCCACGACCGAAGCAGCGCCTTCCAGTGCAGGTCGGGGTCTGCGCCGAGGCGAGCCTGGACGTCGATCTCACCGGAGTCACCGTTGAAGCCCCCGGCCATCTCCTTGAGGTCCATTCCCGAACAGAAGTTGCCGCCGGCGCCGGTGAGGATGGCGACGCGGATCTCGGGATCCTGTTCCGCCTCGACAAGGGCGTCGTAGAGCCGCACGAGCATCTCGCCATTGATGGCGTTTTGTCGTTCGGGGCGATTCAGGGTGATGACGAGCGCGTGACCGTCGCGCTCGGTGAGCAGTGCGGGTGCAGACATGGTTCGCAGGTTAGAAGAAAACGAGAACGCGTTCTATCGGGCTGTCAGCGACCGCGTTCATGGCCGTTCGGCCCTGGCGCGGCGGCGAACGAAGTCGGCCATGCCTGGAACGGTGAAGGCGATGGAGCCGTGTTCGGGCGAATAGACGATGCCCTTGTTGATGAGACTCGCCCGCGCGGGGCCGAGGGAGCTCAGCGACTTGCCGAGCCGGCCGGCGACGTCGCTGCTGGCCGACGATGCTCCGTCGTCGGGGGCCATCGCTTCGAGAAAGCGTCGTTCGGTCGGCGTCGCTCGCTCCCAACGGGACGCGTAGAAACCGTGATCGAGTTGCTGTTGGCCCTCTGCGATTCCAAAGGTCGCGTCGTCGAGGGAGATCGTCGACGGCCCGATGGCCGCATCCCAGGTCGACTTGCCGAACTGCTGAATGAAATAGGGGTACCCGCCCGATTCGCTCAACGCGAATTCGCAGGCGTCATTGGCCCAAACGACATCGGCCGCTGCAGTCGGCAAGACCAGCGCCGAACGCGCCGCCTCGTCGCCCAACCGGTCGATGGTCCGATACTCGAAAAGCCGCTCGGCGTAACTCTCGGCTTCGGCGAGCGCCTTGGGGAGGTTGGGAAGACCGCCACCGATCACGAACCAGGGCAGGTGGCGTTGCGCGGCGAGGTGGCAGGATCGGCATACCGCCGACATCTGTTCCGCTGTGAGGTCCTGCATCTCGTCGATGAACAGCGCCACCCCAATTCCCGATTCAGATGCGGCGACTCCGACGGACGTGGCCAGGTCGGCCAGGTCGATGTAGAGGTCGCCGGTGTTCGCCCGGGCGGAGGACCGGTCGAGGTCGATGTCGAACCGGAATCCGTCGAGGCCAAGCGATATCTGAAATGAGGTGATCGTTCGGAGTGCGTCTCGGACCTGTTCGTTCCGCTTGGAGAACCAGCGGCGCTGACTGCGGGCTCCGTTGATGAATTCGACGGCCAACGAACGGGCGAAACGCTCGGGGTGGGAACGATCGGCCTCGATCTGCACGGTGAACCAATTGCGCTGTTGGGTTCGTCCCGCCAGTTCGTTCAACAGCACGGTCTTGCCCACGCCGCGAAGCCCGCTGAAGACCATGCTGCGCGACATCAGCCCGCGAGTCGCGCGGTCGGCGAGTACCTCGACCGCCTCGATGTCGTCGTCTCGTCCGGTGAGGGCGAAGGGTCGAAGCCCGGCCCCAGGGTTGTACGGATTGGAACGAGGGTCCATCACTCGAGGATATAGCGATATCTAGGCAAGTATAGGAAAAATGCTAGAGATGCCTACAGATCGATAGATTGGGCTGCATCACTCGTGATCGGACGCGACCGAAGTCACCGCGAAGAGGGCAACGGCACCGCTGATCCGGTGCGGGCCGACTCGTACCAACCCATAACCAGTTCGAGCGCTCGTCGGGCATCCGCGAGGGTCACCGGCAGGTCGGCACCGGTGGTGACGGCACGGTGAAACGCTTCGAGCTGACCGCCGAACCCCGATGGGGTCTCGCGCATCGCGGCCCAGATCCCTTCGGCCTCGTCGGCGAGCGCGTCATCGTCCCAATCGAATCGCCATG
Coding sequences:
- a CDS encoding LLM class F420-dependent oxidoreductase; amino-acid sequence: MKLGLTWGYWGALPPGNLVELTQEAERLGFDSVWSAEAWGSDAFSPLAYLAAHTSTIKLGTGVVQLSGRTPTAAAMHAITLDHLSQGRLILGLGVSGPQVVEGWYGQAYRKPLTRTREYVEIIRRVLAREEPLEFQGEFHQHPFRGEGSTGLGKPLKAITHPYRRDIPIFLGAEGPKNVAMTAEIADGWLPLYYSPFRPEVYAEHLDGAKDGFEVTAMANITITDDLEAGLYPVKAALGFYIGGMGAKGKNFHTDLMARMGYEEEAYRIQDLFFEGRRDEAIAMVPDQFADEISLVGPPGRIKERLQEWKNSPVTTVTMYPSSPDQLRQAAEIILGD
- a CDS encoding crotonase/enoyl-CoA hydratase family protein; its protein translation is MSAPALLTERDGHALVITLNRPERQNAINGEMLVRLYDALVEAEQDPEIRVAILTGAGGNFCSGMDLKEMAGGFNGDSGEIDVQARLGADPDLHWKALLRSWKPAVPLIIAVEGTAIAGGTELLGATEIRVAGESARLGIAEVRRALYPMGGSAVRIPRQIPWARAAELLLCGNTITAQEGYDLGLINHVVPDGEALTKAKEIAAAICANGPLAVQALLRTLRETNGMSEAEALDHEFTYGWDVFATEDAKEGAVAFKEKRDPVYKGK
- a CDS encoding ATP-binding protein, with amino-acid sequence MDPRSNPYNPGAGLRPFALTGRDDDIEAVEVLADRATRGLMSRSMVFSGLRGVGKTVLLNELAGRTQQRNWFTVQIEADRSHPERFARSLAVEFINGARSQRRWFSKRNEQVRDALRTITSFQISLGLDGFRFDIDLDRSSARANTGDLYIDLADLATSVGVAASESGIGVALFIDEMQDLTAEQMSAVCRSCHLAAQRHLPWFVIGGGLPNLPKALAEAESYAERLFEYRTIDRLGDEAARSALVLPTAAADVVWANDACEFALSESGGYPYFIQQFGKSTWDAAIGPSTISLDDATFGIAEGQQQLDHGFYASRWERATPTERRFLEAMAPDDGASSASSDVAGRLGKSLSSLGPARASLINKGIVYSPEHGSIAFTVPGMADFVRRRARAERP